A genomic stretch from Anticarsia gemmatalis isolate Benzon Research Colony breed Stoneville strain chromosome 26, ilAntGemm2 primary, whole genome shotgun sequence includes:
- the LOC142984296 gene encoding uncharacterized protein LOC142984296 — translation MQTQVFVTIFLYLTYVQAFHFGFDVQWYYLKRLHTNSHYLWFWERVYRTINVLAITLVMYIMRHGSRIVSFLGCLYVPLLTFVYPAIIRLLMDWPYPGSGKFRWRLIVVVSEFVVGFIICFVGTLVNSFGSTW, via the exons ATGCAGACCCAAGTCTTCGTCACCATCTTCCTCTACCTGACCTACGTGCAAGCGTTTCACTTCGGTTTCGACGTTCAGTGGTACTATCTGAAGAGACTCCACACCAACTCCCACTACCTGTGGTTCTGGGAAAGGGTGTACAGAACCATCAATGTCCTGGCCATCACGCTTGTGATGTACATAATGAGGCACGGCAGCAGGATTGTTAGTTTT CTTGGCTGCCTATACGTGCCTCTACTCACCTTCGTGTACCCAGCCATCATCAGGCTGCTGATGGACTGGCCGTACCCTGGCTCCGGGAAGTTCCGCTGGCGACTGATCGTCGTCGTCTCTGAATTTGTAGTCGGCTTCATAATATGCTTTGTTGGTACTTTGGTGAATTCTTTTGGAAGTACCTGGTAA